The Megalops cyprinoides isolate fMegCyp1 chromosome 12, fMegCyp1.pri, whole genome shotgun sequence genome contains a region encoding:
- the fut9a gene encoding 4-galactosyl-N-acetylglucosaminide 3-alpha-L-fucosyltransferase 9: protein MSSASFHGILRPLLIATFLLGCCVTLFLMYFKPSSSWLSGPVESATSALKVKNLFAKNEQNLTIVLVWLWPFGQTYDLSVCSSLFNIEGCHVTADRSLYNRSDGVIIHHRDISSNLSNLPPPQRPSFQKWVWMNLESPSHSAQLPGLENLFNLTLNYRQDADIIVPYGSIVATQEEEDFVVPSKSKLICWIVSNWNPEHIRVKYYNELYKHVEIHAYGQAFGEYVNDQNFFPIIASCKFYLSFENSIHKDYITEKLYNPLAVGSVPIVLGPSRQNYENFVPGDAFIHVDDFLSPKELADYILFLDKNEEMYLRYFHWRKHFTVKKSYFWAEHTCLACDYIRRHKEYKVFNNLDKWFWG from the coding sequence ATGTCATCTGCGTCTTTCCACGGAATCCTAAGACCTCTTTTGATTGCCACCTTCCTGCTGGGCTGCTGTGTGACTCTTTTTCTGATGTACTTCAAACCGTCCAGCAGCTGGCTGTCGGGTCCGGTGGAGTCGGCCACGTCAGCACTGAAGGTGAAAAACCTCTTCGCCAAAAATGAGCAAAACCTGACCATCGTGCTGGTCTGGCTCTGGCCCTTCGGCCAAACCTACGACCTGAGTGTCTGCAGCTCCCTGTTCAACATCGAGGGCTGTCATGTGACGGCCGACAGGAGCCTGTACAACCGGTCGGACGGCGTCATCATCCACCACCGCGACATCAGCAGCAACCTGTCCAACCTGCCGCCCCCGCAACGGCCATCCTTCCAGAAGTGGGTCTGGATGAACCTGGAGTCGCCTTCTCACTCTGCGCAGCTGCCCGGCCTGGAGAACCTGTTCAACTTGACGCTGAATTACAGGCAGGACGCGGACATCATAGTGCCTTACGGGTCCATCGTTGCcacccaggaggaggaggactttGTGGTGCCGAGCAAGAGCAAGCTGATCTGCTGGATCGTCAGCAACTGGAACCCTGAACACATCAGAGTCAAGTACTACAACGAGCTCTACAAGCACGTCGAGATCCACGCCTACGGCCAGGCCTTCGGTGAGTACGTCAATGACCAGAACTTCTTCCCCATCATAGCCAGCTGCAAGTTCTACCTGTCCTTCGAGAACTCCATCCACAAGGACTACATCACAGAGAAGCTGTACAATCCGCTGGCCGTGGGCTCGGTACCCATCGTCCTCGGGCCCTCGAGGCAGAACTACGAGAACTTTGTTCCTGGTGACGCCTTTATTCACGTGGACGATTTCCTCTCCCCAAAAGAGCTGGCCGACTACATCCTGTTCCTGGACAAGAATGAGGAGATGTACCTACGGTACTTTCACTGGCGTAAGCACTTTACCGTGAAGAAATCATACTTCTGGGCAGAGCACACTTGCCTCGCATGTGACTACATCCGAAGGCACAAGGAGTACAAAGTCTTTAATAACCTTGACAAATGGTTCTGGGgttaa
- the manea gene encoding glycoprotein endo-alpha-1,2-mannosidase — protein sequence MARFRRKTCITLTGLTLFIFVITLILKSLRPEGSGFGSPFGLGLFPHLNRVEQSAVQPQIGEDTSAAKAARTVAKKMPDESAIESEAALDDFPAPNYNLHAFYYTWYGNPQFDGKYIHWDHPVLPHWDPKVAVGYPKGSHSPPEDIGANFYPALGTYSSRDPSVVEAHMQQLRAAAIGVLALSWYPPGMKDDNGEPTDDIVPLILDVAQKYQLKVAFHIEPYKGRDDLSMCNNIKYIVENYGDHPAFFRYKTSSGKLLPLFYVYDSYLLSPDKWANLLKDGGRHSVRNTPFDGLFVGLLVEEKHKSDILAAGFDGVYTYFATNGFSYGSSHNNWKSIKGFCDSNNLMFIPSVGPGYMDTSIRPWNFQNTRNRINGKYYETAFGAALDARADVVSITSFNEWHEGTQIEKAIPKTAGQTTYQDYLPHKSDIYLEITRRWAEKLVKEREKWLV from the exons ATGGCAAGGTTCCGACGGAAAACTTGCATTACGCTGACAGGATTAACACTCTTCATATTCGTCATTACTCTTATTTTGAAATCTTTGAGGCCGGAAGGTTCGGGGTTTGGAAGTCCGTTTGGTCTCGGGCTTTTCCCGCACCTCAACAGAGTGGAGCAGAGCGCCGTTCAACCGCAAATTGGAGAAGACACGTCTGCTGCCAAAGCAGCCCGGACCGTCGCGAAAAAAATGCCTGACGAAAGTGCAATTGAATCGGAAGCAGCGCTTGACGATTTCCCTGCCCCAAACTACAACCTGCATGCGTTTTATTACACATGGTACGGCAACCCGCAGTTTGACGGCAAGTACATCCACTGGGACCACCCGGTTTTGCCACACTGGGACCCTAAAGTGGCGGTCGGATATCCAAAAGGAAGTCACAGCCCTCCAGAAGACATCGGTGCCAACTTCTACCCCGCCCTGGGGACGTACAGCTCTCGTGACCCCTCTGTTGTAGAGGCCCACATGCAGCAGCTCCGGGCAGCAGCTATCG GTGTTCTAGCGCTGTCTTGGTACCCGCCTGGCATGAAGGATGACAACGGAGAACCCACAGACGACATTGTGCCTCTCATTCTCGATGTGGCTCAGAAATACCAACTGAAG GTGGCATTCCATATTGAACCTTATAAAGGAAGGGATGACCTCAGCATGTGCAACAACATCAAGTACATTGTGGAGAA TTATGGAGACCATCCTGCCTTCTTTAGATACAAAACCAGCAGTGGGAAGTTGCTTCCACTGTTCTACGTGTACGATTCCTACCTGTTGAGTCCGGATAAGTGGGCCAACCTTCTGAAGGATGGTGGCCGTCACAGCGTCAGGAACACCCCCTTTGATGGACTCTTTGTGGGCCTGCTGgtggaagaaaaacacaagagtGACATCCTTGCTGCTGGCTTTGACGGGGTCTACACCTACTTTGCCACCAACGGGTTCTCCTACGGTTCCTCCCACAACAACTGGAAGTCCATAAAGGGCTTCTGCGACAGCAACAACCTGATGTTCATACCGAGTGTCGGGCCAGGCTACATGGACACCAGCATCAGGCCCTGGAACTTCCAGAATACGCGGAACCGCATCAATGGCAAGTACTACGAGACCGCGTTCGGCGCCGCCCTGGACGCACGGGCAGATGTCGTCTCGATAACGTCTTTCAATGAGTGGCACGAGGGCACCCAGATTGAGAAGGCCATCCCAAAAACGGCAGGCCAGACCACCTACCAGGACTACCTGCCTCACAAGTCTGACATCTACTTAGAAATCACTCGCAGGTGGGCAGAGAAGTTGGTGAAAGAGCGGGAGAAGTGGCTGGTTTAA